Proteins from a genomic interval of Streptomyces sp. NBC_00820:
- the fxsT gene encoding FxSxx-COOH system tetratricopeptide repeat protein — MSLVYAGVSNGWAQWIAWVLAQEGCTVDAVRWSPLSRLPDTTDLRAFFAQPGRVLLVLDDWFLRFDTGRNQEWAQVLRTLMPRLYDRVGAVTVTTRTLPDEAVSLGAVTLRGVGPEEARRRVLAKVGLVPRSPYARQDEGPRYPEDPPDVTNTPRRNPRFTGREDLLNEVHDMLGSGGGRGRRVLLHGAPGVGKSQAAAEYARRFAGEYDLLWWVPSATKAAAREGFAALAREVGLGEGDQLTGQIEAVQSALERDEKGRWLIIFDGAEDIDGIAPLLPGGRGQVMLTAQNTQWSRHGAASRELPPFERDESIAFACRRAPRMTEAEAGELAAALDDLPLVIDQSAAWIDAHPAADITRYLDALKTGDPLPAATDTSTNRTPTPAPNAETTPTPRTTPNPDTTPTPHTLPNPQATPSPQATLSPHATPNPHATPNPNPNPNPNRVPATEVPRAHRQVWAKTLASLAERSPSVHELLVLLTFFSPDMLPVRLLRAARPSDLPPYLAGLATEPGNWDAVLLNVSELTSMRVEFATDARQDPTSVVSLRMHRSFRRFIRDGLTPDTEREYAAAAARVLVASDPGEPGSPRNWRRYAEILPHLEPSGALDADDGDVRQLLLNCIDYLRVRGEYQDGWTLARRVLGRWRHTFAPTEPSVLAAAHQEARMLRGLGRYEEAEQADRALLRGLGDAGIDSGIELLRAKDGLGATLMARGRYDEARDLYEEAAQHAADRLDDRYEAQTLKFHTNLALALGLQGHYARSGDLHRMVYDRRVGLLGARARRTLQSGYYTARMLRLLGRLREARSLQSYNVHLLRRTLDEAHRQTLLAEHNLALCLRRDGEREEARATMRDARRRLILLSGADHPDVLMVSLDYAMLLRVLDERTKARGLAEATARAYAHRLGELHPYAIGARNNCALLLLDDGEPEAAWRLADRSMRELEAEIGRGHVWSVGCAMNCAAALAALGDAEGAERLGRDALARAVPAVGPGHVLSANLRAGIAQDLRTLGRHGEADALETTALTTLAASHGRDHDQSRYMRAGLRPYWDFEPQPI; from the coding sequence GTGTCGCTGGTCTACGCCGGGGTCAGCAACGGATGGGCGCAGTGGATCGCCTGGGTGCTCGCGCAGGAGGGCTGCACGGTCGACGCCGTACGGTGGTCGCCCTTGAGCCGCCTGCCCGACACGACGGACCTGCGGGCCTTCTTCGCCCAGCCCGGACGCGTGCTGCTCGTCCTGGACGACTGGTTCCTGCGCTTCGACACCGGGCGCAACCAGGAGTGGGCACAGGTGCTGCGCACCCTGATGCCGCGCCTGTACGACCGGGTCGGGGCAGTCACGGTGACCACCCGCACCCTCCCGGACGAGGCGGTCAGCCTCGGCGCGGTGACCCTGCGCGGGGTGGGCCCGGAGGAGGCCCGGCGCCGGGTCCTGGCCAAGGTCGGGCTGGTGCCCCGCTCCCCGTACGCGCGCCAGGACGAGGGCCCGCGCTATCCCGAGGACCCGCCGGACGTGACCAACACCCCGCGCCGCAACCCGCGGTTCACCGGGCGCGAGGACCTTCTCAACGAGGTGCACGACATGCTCGGCTCGGGCGGCGGACGCGGCCGCCGTGTCCTGCTGCACGGGGCGCCCGGAGTCGGCAAGAGCCAGGCTGCCGCCGAGTACGCGCGCCGGTTCGCCGGCGAGTACGACCTGCTCTGGTGGGTGCCCTCCGCGACCAAGGCGGCCGCGCGGGAGGGGTTCGCGGCGCTGGCCAGGGAGGTGGGCCTCGGTGAGGGCGACCAGCTCACCGGGCAGATCGAGGCGGTGCAGTCGGCCCTGGAGCGGGACGAGAAGGGCCGCTGGCTGATCATCTTCGACGGCGCGGAGGACATCGACGGCATCGCCCCGCTGCTGCCCGGGGGACGCGGTCAGGTCATGCTCACGGCGCAGAACACCCAGTGGTCGCGCCACGGTGCCGCTTCGCGCGAACTGCCGCCCTTCGAACGGGACGAGAGCATCGCGTTCGCCTGCCGCCGGGCGCCCCGCATGACCGAGGCCGAGGCCGGTGAACTGGCGGCCGCACTCGACGACCTCCCTCTCGTCATCGACCAGAGCGCCGCCTGGATCGACGCCCACCCCGCCGCCGACATCACCCGCTATCTGGACGCTCTCAAGACCGGAGATCCGCTCCCGGCGGCCACGGACACCTCCACGAACCGGACCCCGACGCCGGCCCCGAACGCCGAAACGACCCCGACTCCGCGTACGACCCCTAACCCCGATACGACCCCGACTCCGCATACGCTCCCGAACCCCCAGGCGACCCCGAGTCCCCAGGCGACTTTGAGTCCCCATGCGACCCCGAACCCTCATGCGACCCCGAACCCGAACCCGAACCCGAACCCGAACCGCGTCCCCGCCACCGAAGTGCCGCGCGCGCACCGGCAGGTGTGGGCCAAGACCCTCGCCTCGCTGGCCGAGCGGTCCCCCTCGGTGCACGAACTGCTGGTCCTGCTCACGTTCTTCTCCCCGGACATGCTGCCTGTCCGGCTGCTGCGCGCTGCCCGCCCCAGTGACCTGCCGCCCTACCTCGCCGGCCTCGCCACGGAACCGGGCAACTGGGACGCCGTCCTGCTGAACGTCTCCGAACTGACCTCGATGCGCGTGGAGTTCGCCACCGACGCCCGGCAGGACCCCACCAGCGTCGTCTCCCTGCGCATGCACCGCAGCTTCCGCCGCTTCATCCGCGACGGCCTCACCCCCGACACCGAGCGCGAGTACGCGGCCGCCGCCGCACGGGTCCTGGTCGCATCCGACCCCGGCGAGCCCGGTTCCCCGCGCAACTGGCGCCGCTACGCCGAGATCCTCCCGCACCTCGAACCCTCCGGCGCCCTGGACGCGGACGACGGCGACGTACGCCAACTCCTGCTGAACTGCATCGACTACCTGCGCGTGCGCGGCGAGTACCAGGACGGCTGGACCCTGGCCCGGCGCGTCCTCGGCAGATGGCGGCACACCTTCGCCCCCACCGAGCCCAGCGTGCTCGCCGCCGCACACCAGGAGGCGCGCATGCTGCGCGGTCTCGGCCGGTACGAGGAGGCCGAGCAGGCCGACCGGGCCCTGCTGCGCGGGCTCGGCGACGCCGGTATCGACAGCGGCATCGAACTGCTGCGCGCCAAGGACGGACTCGGCGCCACCCTGATGGCCCGCGGCCGGTACGACGAGGCACGCGACCTGTACGAGGAGGCCGCCCAGCACGCCGCCGACCGGCTGGACGACCGCTACGAGGCCCAGACCCTGAAGTTCCACACCAACCTGGCCCTCGCCCTGGGGCTCCAGGGGCACTACGCGCGCTCCGGCGACCTGCACCGCATGGTGTACGACCGCAGGGTCGGCCTGCTCGGCGCCCGGGCGCGCCGCACGCTCCAGTCCGGCTACTACACGGCCCGGATGCTGCGCCTGCTGGGCAGACTGCGCGAGGCGCGGAGCCTTCAGTCCTACAACGTGCACCTGCTGCGCAGGACCCTCGACGAGGCCCACCGGCAGACCCTCCTGGCCGAGCACAACCTGGCCCTGTGCCTGCGGCGCGACGGCGAGCGGGAAGAGGCGCGCGCGACGATGCGCGACGCCCGCAGACGGCTCATCCTGCTCAGCGGCGCCGACCACCCCGACGTGCTCATGGTGTCCCTGGACTACGCCATGCTGCTGCGCGTCCTCGACGAGCGCACCAAGGCCCGCGGCCTGGCCGAGGCCACCGCGCGGGCGTACGCCCACCGGCTCGGCGAACTCCACCCCTACGCGATCGGCGCCCGCAACAACTGCGCGCTCCTGCTCCTGGACGACGGGGAACCGGAGGCGGCCTGGCGGCTGGCCGACCGGTCGATGAGGGAACTGGAGGCGGAGATCGGCCGCGGCCATGTGTGGTCGGTCGGCTGCGCGATGAACTGCGCCGCCGCGCTGGCCGCCCTGGGCGACGCCGAAGGCGCGGAGCGGCTGGGCAGGGACGCGCTGGCCCGAGCGGTCCCGGCCGTCGGCCCCGGCCACGTCCTCTCCGCCAACCTGCGGGCCGGAATCGCCCAGGACCTGCGCACCCTGGGACGCCACGGCGAAGCGGACGCCCTGGAGACCACGGCACTCACCACCCTCGCCGCCAGCCACGGCCGCGATCACGACCAGTCCCGCTACATGCGCGCGGGCCTGCGCCCCTACTGGGACTTCGAACCCCAGCCGATCTAG
- the fxsT gene encoding FxSxx-COOH system tetratricopeptide repeat protein, with product MSAEERPGRTLAVLLSVAARIEPELMRAVRLRVAPGLDVAAEVDLWFGDLVAHRGFGFVVLNPQLLGELRDELARRLRQAGDGDPIHRLWPTFQQLRAGASPAMVAQETATWQAVSGHPDADRHIEASLQPALRALVEEEREGVARWFTEAWETLPERVQRSTTAWQLLTLSAVRLSLDPPAPPRPPRLALADVAVIAEGLPKARLHLGWDGPRLVLSDAPLGPDQFAVTVPDTDPRVVELVTSSSIRTILVGRDMVVEEWVGPAGGLLHTADGATYTLPASPAGRPGPEQPGEEYATRAAGPEEDSGAGHISICYAGESRPWALWTAHQLERAGQTITLLHWDTASRTPTESLEALLAAPGRVLLLINERALRPDLHDDSEWTEALRLIVRPHRRRFAAIAVSYEPLPDTMVELHPVDLAGLDEGEARRKILERLGIDPGDDPRPDGPRFPNDPPQVREAPRRNGYFTGRKDDLEELSERLAEPGQTGARVVLHGISGVGKSHLATEYAHRYGDGYDVVWWITAGQRATAREDFAALAVHLELEAARDVGERIRAVHTALRARTGPRERWLLIFDGADDVGEIRDLLPDGRGDVLITSLSRDWAGMLGFQEYTVRPFTRNESAAFIRRRVPRSTQEQAEQLAEAAQDLPLVLAQTTAWLIANPAEPVAAYLEALDRQSPEDLEVRIEDDYPVGFVRSWGLLLNSLRERNPDAAELIELMVLFSPDTIPLRLIAAAPAAVFPSGSLARTVADSTRWQNALASLADLTAIHLSYTPDPSLEYGVESAQMHRLYHRFIRGTLARGRRTELAGAASAILAAANPGKPADRREWPAYTALIPHLDYAGTLDRDEPGVRALVLDCLDTLRLRGEYDTGLRLCQQAVARWRPRHPETDADMLVLVHQHANLLRRVGRYRDAEAVGRAVVEELAGSRDSDDPELLRAKDGLGGTLMALGQFQRSRELFEEVWRGHTHRSGAHGARALYARSNMALTLGLLGRYEESLQIHRELFELRRRELGADDYETLYSGLCLGWMTRLLGRYREALSLQQPNARLHSRVLGPYHPQTLRAEHNLAQCLRRDGQLDEAAALFTSVVGRSQQAQGELHPDTLMMTSDRATLLREISPREAHELARTVSDRYLRLLGPDHPYTAGSLGNLALAQWTDGDERGEADASAHTAWQLMVRAVGDEHPWTIGCRMNLAASLAQSGRDQEALAHDTELLDAAARQRGTRHPLTLAAATARACDLRALGRTEEAERLRLEIVALLRDTLGPQHPHTRSAEVLERPHWDFEPQPI from the coding sequence TTGAGCGCGGAGGAACGGCCGGGCCGGACCCTGGCGGTCCTGCTCAGCGTCGCCGCCCGGATCGAGCCCGAGCTGATGCGGGCGGTACGCCTGCGCGTCGCACCGGGCCTCGACGTCGCCGCGGAGGTGGACCTCTGGTTCGGAGACCTGGTCGCGCACCGCGGGTTCGGCTTCGTCGTGCTCAACCCCCAGCTGCTCGGCGAACTGCGCGACGAACTCGCCCGGCGGCTGCGCCAGGCCGGCGACGGCGACCCCATCCACCGCCTCTGGCCCACCTTCCAGCAACTGCGCGCGGGCGCGTCCCCCGCCATGGTCGCCCAGGAGACGGCGACCTGGCAGGCCGTCAGCGGACACCCGGACGCCGACCGGCACATCGAGGCGAGCCTGCAGCCCGCCCTGCGCGCGTTGGTCGAGGAGGAACGCGAGGGCGTCGCCCGCTGGTTCACCGAGGCGTGGGAGACCCTGCCCGAACGCGTGCAGCGTTCCACCACGGCCTGGCAGCTGCTCACGCTCTCGGCGGTCCGCCTCTCCCTCGACCCGCCCGCGCCGCCCCGGCCGCCGCGACTGGCACTCGCCGACGTCGCCGTCATCGCCGAAGGACTGCCCAAGGCGCGGCTGCACCTCGGCTGGGACGGCCCCAGGCTGGTGCTGAGCGACGCCCCGCTCGGCCCCGACCAGTTCGCCGTCACCGTCCCCGACACCGACCCGCGCGTCGTGGAACTGGTGACCTCCAGCTCCATCAGGACCATTCTCGTGGGCCGGGACATGGTGGTCGAGGAGTGGGTGGGACCGGCCGGGGGACTGCTGCACACCGCGGACGGCGCGACGTACACGCTGCCCGCCTCGCCCGCCGGCCGGCCCGGCCCGGAGCAGCCGGGGGAGGAGTACGCGACGCGAGCCGCCGGACCCGAGGAGGACTCCGGCGCCGGCCACATCAGCATCTGCTACGCCGGCGAGAGCCGCCCCTGGGCCCTGTGGACCGCCCACCAGCTGGAACGCGCCGGACAGACCATCACCCTGCTGCACTGGGACACCGCCTCACGCACCCCCACCGAGTCCCTCGAAGCCCTGCTGGCTGCCCCTGGCCGCGTACTGCTGCTCATCAACGAACGGGCCCTGCGCCCCGATCTGCACGACGACTCGGAGTGGACCGAGGCCCTCCGGCTGATCGTCCGCCCGCACCGCCGGCGGTTCGCCGCGATCGCCGTGTCGTACGAGCCGCTCCCCGACACCATGGTGGAACTGCACCCGGTGGACCTGGCCGGGCTCGACGAGGGGGAGGCACGGCGCAAGATCCTCGAACGGCTGGGCATCGACCCGGGCGACGACCCGCGGCCGGACGGCCCCCGCTTCCCCAACGACCCGCCCCAGGTACGCGAGGCCCCCCGGCGCAACGGCTACTTCACCGGACGCAAGGACGACCTGGAAGAGCTGTCGGAGCGGCTGGCCGAACCGGGGCAGACGGGCGCCCGAGTCGTCCTGCACGGCATCTCCGGCGTCGGCAAGAGCCACCTCGCCACCGAGTACGCGCACCGCTACGGCGACGGCTACGACGTCGTGTGGTGGATCACTGCCGGCCAACGCGCCACCGCCCGCGAGGACTTCGCCGCGCTCGCCGTCCACCTGGAGCTGGAGGCGGCACGCGACGTCGGCGAGCGCATCCGCGCCGTGCACACCGCGCTGCGCGCCCGCACCGGACCGCGCGAACGCTGGCTGCTGATCTTCGACGGCGCCGACGACGTGGGCGAGATCCGCGACCTGCTCCCCGACGGCCGCGGCGACGTGCTCATCACCAGCCTCAGCCGCGACTGGGCCGGCATGCTGGGCTTCCAGGAGTACACGGTCCGCCCCTTCACCAGGAACGAGAGCGCCGCGTTCATCCGCCGCCGGGTCCCGAGGTCCACCCAGGAGCAGGCGGAGCAACTGGCCGAGGCCGCCCAGGACCTGCCGCTGGTACTCGCGCAGACCACCGCCTGGCTGATCGCCAACCCCGCCGAGCCCGTCGCCGCCTACCTGGAGGCGCTGGACCGGCAGTCCCCGGAGGACCTCGAGGTACGCATCGAGGACGACTACCCGGTCGGCTTCGTGCGCTCCTGGGGCCTGCTGCTGAACTCCCTGCGGGAACGCAACCCGGACGCCGCCGAACTCATCGAACTCATGGTGCTGTTCTCCCCGGACACGATTCCGCTCCGCCTCATCGCTGCCGCCCCGGCCGCCGTGTTCCCGTCCGGCAGCCTCGCCCGCACCGTGGCCGACTCCACCCGCTGGCAGAACGCCCTGGCCAGCCTCGCCGACCTCACCGCGATCCACCTGAGCTACACCCCGGACCCGTCCCTGGAGTACGGCGTCGAATCGGCCCAGATGCACCGCCTCTACCACCGCTTCATCCGCGGCACCCTCGCCCGCGGCCGGCGCACCGAACTGGCCGGCGCCGCCAGCGCGATCCTCGCCGCCGCCAACCCCGGCAAGCCCGCCGACCGGCGCGAGTGGCCCGCGTACACCGCGCTCATCCCGCACCTCGACTACGCCGGCACGCTCGACCGCGACGAACCGGGCGTGCGCGCACTGGTGCTCGACTGCCTGGACACCCTGCGGCTGCGCGGCGAGTACGACACCGGGCTGCGCCTGTGCCAGCAGGCGGTGGCCCGCTGGCGCCCCCGGCACCCCGAGACCGACGCCGACATGCTCGTCCTGGTCCACCAGCACGCCAACCTGCTGCGCCGCGTGGGACGTTACCGGGACGCCGAGGCCGTCGGCAGGGCCGTGGTGGAGGAGCTGGCCGGCTCCCGCGACAGCGACGACCCCGAACTGCTGCGGGCCAAGGACGGGTTGGGCGGCACGCTGATGGCCCTGGGGCAGTTCCAGCGCTCCCGGGAGCTGTTCGAGGAGGTCTGGCGCGGCCACACGCACCGGTCGGGAGCCCACGGGGCGCGGGCGCTCTACGCCAGGAGCAACATGGCCCTGACCCTGGGCCTGCTCGGCCGCTACGAGGAATCCCTGCAGATCCACCGCGAGTTGTTCGAACTGCGCCGCCGCGAGCTGGGAGCGGACGACTACGAGACCCTGTACTCGGGCCTGTGCCTCGGCTGGATGACCCGGCTGCTCGGACGCTACCGCGAGGCGCTCTCCCTCCAGCAGCCCAACGCCCGCCTGCACAGCCGCGTACTCGGCCCCTACCATCCACAGACCCTGCGCGCCGAGCACAACCTCGCCCAGTGCCTGCGCCGCGACGGACAACTCGACGAGGCCGCCGCCCTGTTCACCAGCGTCGTCGGCCGCTCCCAGCAGGCACAGGGCGAACTCCACCCCGACACCCTGATGATGACCTCCGACCGCGCCACCCTGCTCCGCGAGATCAGCCCGCGGGAGGCGCACGAACTGGCCCGCACCGTCTCCGACCGCTATCTGCGCCTGCTCGGCCCCGACCACCCCTACACCGCCGGCTCGCTCGGCAACCTGGCCCTCGCCCAGTGGACCGACGGCGACGAGCGCGGCGAAGCGGACGCCTCCGCCCACACCGCCTGGCAGCTCATGGTCCGCGCCGTCGGCGACGAGCACCCCTGGACCATCGGCTGCCGTATGAACCTGGCCGCGAGTCTCGCCCAGTCGGGGCGCGACCAGGAGGCCCTGGCGCACGACACCGAGCTGCTGGACGCCGCCGCCCGGCAGCGCGGCACGCGTCACCCGCTCACCCTGGCCGCCGCCACGGCCCGCGCCTGCGACCTGCGCGCGCTGGGCCGCACCGAGGAGGCCGAACGGCTGCGGCTGGAGATCGTGGCCCTGCTGCGGGACACCCTCGGGCCGCAACACCCGCACACCCGGTCCGCCGAGGTGCTGGAACGACCGCACTGGGACTTCGAACCACAGCCCATCTGA
- the fxsT gene encoding FxSxx-COOH system tetratricopeptide repeat protein has translation MDSRRTADGRHITVSYAGFNRPWAVWIAHQLNTRGHEATTRRWDPRMDVPFEEEFGALLATHGRVLLVLDNWYFGLGPVAEADWDRVLRRTVSAHPDRFAAVTVATQRVPGAVSLLKPADLHDLDEHEAARRLLRRLSIDPALPVQPSAGTAPRFPNEPPEVLDTPRRNRRFTGRDLELELIHAALTLEETGHETVTRIVLHGISGTGKTQIAAEYAHRFGNDYDVVWWIDATHRAKARERLAALAPRLGLPVGERIGERIRAVHEAARSAAHGRWLLVFDGAEDPAQLADLLPDQHTHVLLTAGSRDWSGVPGTRVMAIHPFTRTESVAYVRRRAPRLTAEEADGLASTVRDLPLLLAQTAAWLDANDVPAQDYLRLLRAAPEDATDADGAEGDEDAEETEGTQGTADTGGDEGGEGTGDTGGPGGPGDPERTGATARTGVTRVADEEDAGEVPESGEGYPLGFRTAWSTTLDTLRERNPEAAELLNLLAFFAPAEIPVRLLTEVRHGDLPPSLDELVRDPRSWHLALRRLSEYTAVRLDYEQDLAEDPAVEQVRMHRLYQRFLRETLSPQERQGYAMTACQVLVSADPRRPADTRDWERYALLIPHLGHAGAFDSTRTAVQELVLNCIEYLRVRGEYRTALKLCEEVLAHWQRELDPAHGALLSLQHKLGNILRLAGRYTEAERLGRSVVGRLAAARPEDHPELLRAKDGLGSTLLALGRFTQARDLFTEAATRFADQFGTEAPQTLAARHNQGLALLLLGRYTEARAIHRDVLQIRQRRLRSRHHLTLHSGAVYARLIRLLGDYPESVSRLEQIVRTLRQISDERHPRSIMADHQLGISRRRTGDYAGAGERLSGAARRAAQVLGPQHPDTLVVEADYATYLREHGELGAALRYAESVAERYDELLGPRHPYSIGTLGNLGLTLGHAGDHQKALRLAEAAYRDMSAAVGGDHPWSLGCALNLSGARSRAYDVRGAYQLSRDTVLRAARVLGGTHPLTLSGRTALADDLRGLGQPAEAADHEGEAVRTLSDHLGPEHPHTRDAQRRLRPYWDFEPQPL, from the coding sequence ATGGACAGCCGGAGAACGGCCGACGGCCGGCACATCACCGTCAGCTACGCCGGGTTCAACCGGCCGTGGGCGGTCTGGATCGCCCACCAGCTGAACACGCGCGGCCACGAGGCGACGACGCGGCGCTGGGACCCGCGGATGGACGTGCCCTTCGAGGAGGAGTTCGGCGCCCTGCTCGCCACCCACGGACGCGTCCTGCTGGTCCTGGACAACTGGTACTTCGGCCTGGGCCCCGTCGCCGAGGCCGACTGGGACCGGGTGCTCCGGCGGACGGTCTCCGCACACCCCGACCGTTTCGCCGCGGTCACCGTGGCGACCCAGCGGGTGCCCGGCGCGGTGTCCCTGCTCAAACCCGCCGACCTGCACGACCTGGACGAGCACGAGGCGGCCCGCAGGCTGTTGCGCAGGCTCTCGATCGACCCGGCGCTCCCGGTCCAGCCGTCCGCCGGGACGGCACCCCGCTTCCCCAACGAACCGCCCGAGGTACTCGACACACCCCGGCGCAACCGCCGCTTCACCGGCCGCGATCTCGAACTGGAGCTGATACACGCCGCGTTGACCCTGGAGGAGACCGGACACGAAACCGTCACCCGGATCGTGCTGCACGGCATCAGCGGAACCGGCAAGACCCAGATAGCCGCCGAGTACGCCCACCGCTTCGGAAACGACTACGACGTGGTGTGGTGGATCGACGCCACCCACCGCGCCAAGGCCCGCGAACGCCTGGCCGCGCTCGCCCCCCGCCTCGGGCTGCCGGTGGGCGAGCGCATCGGGGAGCGGATCAGGGCCGTCCACGAGGCCGCGCGCTCCGCCGCGCACGGGCGGTGGCTGCTGGTCTTCGACGGCGCCGAGGATCCCGCCCAGCTGGCCGACCTGCTGCCGGACCAGCACACCCACGTGCTGCTCACCGCGGGCAGCCGCGACTGGTCCGGCGTACCCGGCACCCGGGTGATGGCCATCCACCCCTTCACCCGGACCGAGAGCGTGGCGTACGTACGCCGCCGTGCCCCGCGGCTCACCGCCGAGGAGGCCGACGGACTGGCCTCGACCGTCCGCGATCTGCCGCTGCTGCTCGCCCAGACCGCCGCCTGGCTGGACGCCAACGACGTACCGGCGCAGGACTACCTGCGCCTGCTGCGCGCCGCGCCGGAAGACGCGACGGACGCGGACGGCGCGGAGGGCGACGAGGACGCGGAAGAGACGGAGGGCACGCAGGGCACAGCGGACACAGGAGGCGACGAGGGCGGCGAGGGCACGGGCGATACAGGAGGCCCGGGAGGCCCAGGAGACCCGGAGCGCACGGGAGCCACAGCGCGCACGGGAGTCACGAGGGTCGCGGACGAAGAGGACGCGGGCGAGGTCCCCGAGAGCGGGGAAGGATATCCGCTGGGCTTCCGCACGGCGTGGTCGACCACCCTCGATACCCTCCGCGAGCGCAACCCCGAAGCGGCGGAACTGCTGAACCTGCTGGCCTTCTTCGCCCCCGCCGAGATCCCGGTGCGCCTGCTCACCGAGGTGCGCCACGGGGACCTGCCCCCCTCCCTGGACGAACTGGTCCGCGACCCCCGCTCCTGGCACCTGGCGCTGCGCCGGCTGTCCGAGTACACGGCCGTACGACTGGACTACGAGCAGGACCTGGCCGAGGACCCCGCCGTGGAGCAGGTCCGGATGCACCGGCTCTACCAGCGGTTCCTGCGCGAGACGCTCTCACCGCAGGAGCGGCAGGGATACGCCATGACCGCCTGCCAGGTGCTGGTGAGCGCCGATCCCCGCCGGCCCGCCGACACCCGCGACTGGGAGCGCTACGCCCTGCTCATCCCGCACCTGGGCCACGCCGGCGCCTTCGACTCGACCCGCACGGCCGTGCAGGAGCTGGTGCTCAACTGCATCGAGTACCTGCGGGTGCGGGGCGAGTACCGGACCGCGCTGAAACTCTGCGAGGAGGTGCTCGCGCACTGGCAGCGCGAACTGGACCCCGCGCACGGCGCCCTGCTCTCGCTCCAGCACAAGCTCGGCAACATCCTGCGCCTGGCCGGCCGTTACACCGAGGCCGAGAGGCTCGGCCGCTCCGTCGTGGGCCGCCTCGCCGCGGCACGGCCCGAGGACCACCCCGAACTCCTGCGCGCCAAGGACGGGTTGGGCAGCACGCTGCTCGCCCTCGGCCGGTTCACGCAGGCCCGCGACCTGTTCACGGAGGCGGCGACCCGCTTCGCCGACCAGTTCGGCACGGAGGCCCCGCAGACCCTGGCCGCCCGCCACAACCAGGGACTCGCCCTGCTGCTGCTCGGCCGCTACACCGAGGCCAGGGCGATCCACCGGGACGTGCTGCAGATCCGGCAGCGCCGGCTGCGCTCGCGCCACCACCTCACGCTGCACTCCGGCGCCGTCTACGCGCGGCTGATCCGGCTGCTGGGCGACTACCCGGAGTCCGTGTCGCGGCTGGAACAGATCGTGCGGACCCTGCGGCAGATCTCCGACGAGCGCCATCCGCGGTCCATCATGGCCGACCACCAGCTCGGGATCTCACGCCGCCGGACCGGGGACTACGCGGGGGCGGGCGAACGGCTCTCCGGAGCCGCGCGCCGGGCCGCCCAGGTGCTCGGCCCCCAACACCCCGACACGCTGGTGGTCGAGGCCGACTACGCCACATACCTGCGCGAACACGGCGAACTGGGCGCGGCGCTGCGCTACGCGGAGTCCGTGGCCGAACGGTACGACGAACTGCTCGGCCCCCGTCATCCGTACAGCATCGGCACGCTGGGCAACCTGGGGCTGACCCTCGGGCACGCGGGCGACCACCAGAAGGCCCTGCGGCTGGCCGAGGCCGCGTACCGGGACATGTCCGCGGCCGTCGGCGGCGACCATCCCTGGAGCCTCGGGTGCGCGCTGAACCTCAGCGGCGCGCGCAGCCGCGCCTACGACGTGCGCGGGGCGTACCAGCTCAGCCGGGACACCGTGCTGCGCGCGGCCCGCGTGCTCGGGGGGACCCACCCGCTGACCCTGTCCGGGCGGACGGCCCTCGCCGACGACCTGCGCGGCCTCGGGCAGCCCGCCGAGGCCGCGGACCACGAGGGGGAGGCCGTACGGACGCTGAGCGACCACCTCGGCCCCGAACACCCGCACACCCGTGACGCCCAGCGGCGACTGCGCCCGTACTGGGACTTCGAACCGCAGCCGCTGTGA